The Vespula vulgaris chromosome 2, iyVesVulg1.1, whole genome shotgun sequence genome has a segment encoding these proteins:
- the LOC127061889 gene encoding iodotyrosine deiodinase 1 isoform X1 encodes MLSEAVPFCSKYWYHIVIFFVCFCYFYGDIHRQIKRRISPIFTKVFKYPDGIRTDQNEALDEVTDIIDNDEEEFMESALPKDLKHVPYQYVKPNEKELLRRANKFFEITNARRTIRYFDEENVPKEVIRYIIKAAGTAPSGAHTEPWSFVAVSNKTMKSRIREIVEREEEINYKKRMGKKWTSDLRPLRTNWIKEYLTTAPYLILVFKQVYGILPNGKRKVHYYNETSVSIACGILLTAIEYTGLVTLTSTPLNCGPAIRTLLGRPSNEKLLLLLPVGYPAKDATVPDLQRKSLSEILTEIE; translated from the exons ATGTTATCGGAAGCTGTACCGTTTTGTTCAAAGTATTGGTATCATatcgttatcttttttgtGTGCTTTTGTTATTTCTACGGAGATATACATCGTCAAATTAAACGAAGAATTTCGCCGATTTTTACAAAGGTTTTTAAATATCCAGATGGTATCAGAACGGATCAGAACGaag CATTAGACGAAGTGACGGATATTATAGATAATGACGAAGAGGAATTCATGGAGTCTGCTTTACCGAAAGATTTAAAACACGTACCTTATCAGTATGTTAAACCAAACGAGAAGGAATTGTTAAGACgagcgaataaattttttgaaataacaaATGCGAGAAGAACGATAAGATATTTTGACGAAGAAAATGTTCCGAAAGAAGTAAtacgttatattattaaagcTGCAG GCACTGCTCCCAGTGGTGCTCATACAGAACCATGGAGTTTCGTAGCTGTATCgaataaaacaatgaaaagtCGTATTCGTGAGATCgttgaaagagaggaagaaattaattataaaaaaagaatgggaaAAAAATGGACGTCGGATCTACGTCCATTGAGGACTAACTGGATCAAGGAATATCTCACGACCGCGCCATATTTGATTCTAGTTTTTAAACAGGTTTACGGCATCTTAccgaatggaaaaagaaaggttcattattataatgaaacgAGCGTGTCCATTGCCTGTGGTATTCTTTTAACTGCCATCgag TACACCGGTCTGGTCACTTTAACTTCTACACCTTTAAATTGTGGCCCAGCGATACGTACTCTACTTGGACGTCCCTCTAACGAAAAGttgcttttattattaccCGTTGGTTATCCTGCAAAGGATGCTACCGTTCCTGATCTTCAACGCAAATCATTATCGGAGATCTTAACagaaatcgaataa
- the LOC127061889 gene encoding iodotyrosine deiodinase isoform X2 — translation MLSEAVPFCSKYWYHIVIFFVCFCYFYGDIHRQIKRRISPIFTKVFKYPDGIRTDQNEALDEVTDIIDNDEEEFMESALPKDLKHVPYQYVKPNEKELLRRANKFFEITNARRTIRYFDEENVPKEVIRYIIKAAGTAPSGAHTEPWSFVAVSNKTMKSRIREIVEREEEINYKKRMGKKWTSDLRPLRTNWIKEYLTTAPYLILVFKQVYGILPNGKRKYTGLVTLTSTPLNCGPAIRTLLGRPSNEKLLLLLPVGYPAKDATVPDLQRKSLSEILTEIE, via the exons ATGTTATCGGAAGCTGTACCGTTTTGTTCAAAGTATTGGTATCATatcgttatcttttttgtGTGCTTTTGTTATTTCTACGGAGATATACATCGTCAAATTAAACGAAGAATTTCGCCGATTTTTACAAAGGTTTTTAAATATCCAGATGGTATCAGAACGGATCAGAACGaag CATTAGACGAAGTGACGGATATTATAGATAATGACGAAGAGGAATTCATGGAGTCTGCTTTACCGAAAGATTTAAAACACGTACCTTATCAGTATGTTAAACCAAACGAGAAGGAATTGTTAAGACgagcgaataaattttttgaaataacaaATGCGAGAAGAACGATAAGATATTTTGACGAAGAAAATGTTCCGAAAGAAGTAAtacgttatattattaaagcTGCAG GCACTGCTCCCAGTGGTGCTCATACAGAACCATGGAGTTTCGTAGCTGTATCgaataaaacaatgaaaagtCGTATTCGTGAGATCgttgaaagagaggaagaaattaattataaaaaaagaatgggaaAAAAATGGACGTCGGATCTACGTCCATTGAGGACTAACTGGATCAAGGAATATCTCACGACCGCGCCATATTTGATTCTAGTTTTTAAACAGGTTTACGGCATCTTAccgaatggaaaaagaaag TACACCGGTCTGGTCACTTTAACTTCTACACCTTTAAATTGTGGCCCAGCGATACGTACTCTACTTGGACGTCCCTCTAACGAAAAGttgcttttattattaccCGTTGGTTATCCTGCAAAGGATGCTACCGTTCCTGATCTTCAACGCAAATCATTATCGGAGATCTTAACagaaatcgaataa